From Chryseobacterium joostei, the proteins below share one genomic window:
- a CDS encoding T9SS type B sorting domain-containing protein, protein MKKILSFLFIFYIFTSAFAQLDREHWFAPMVDRSGAPSPYQKLYLSTSRTTPFPVNIYNNNVLIGTVNISKNNPQKFDVLRNYIITTQQSDLFTPTTKGLYLKAEFPFYANLRFSVHNHAEIITSKGIPSTGKNFFTAFAPITVSNSILNFMTSILATEDNTTVTITGYSPQVQFSNGTTGATNPTMTFTLNKGQSYIIDGIGDMAGNLDGFLGAKITSNKPVNVTNGNFNGQYAGNFSTSSDILMDQAVPVDRLGNEFALVKGNGTIGSNMEGAIVVATQDNTQIYVNNELVPVATLNTGKYFVIPDTKYMLQGGGHYNLYIKTSKNAYVYQILSGDSNTGNEVATGGFNFIPALNCYLPKQINELGFIDENFVHSNGNPLGILNIPTKLNLITERGATVTVNGVNPPASTGPYNMTGTNNWVTYGIPNVTGTITIVSNKAITAGITAGSDAVGYGGFFAGFPTQPVIIKSGGDCSPGIVLTVDPIIYDTYQWYRNGNPVSGATGSSITPTQSGYYTCSVTMGSCAPLVTEQFKVLNCTKLTATSYDVCTSQVIPPTFSSSSQTPVPATVAITTPPALGTAVINPTTGIITYTVNTPGTAGTDTFTYTFCGNDPDFPDCETVTVTINIKAITVTNVTMKACDINGQGTFNLTTANVTANSPVNITYYPTLLDAQTENPAALITTANSYTAPNGTIVYAVVKNSLGCKSIAQITLSLYNKAIVVDNYNGTFCDDNMDGTVNIILSNITGIVLNNPTYFAVRYYANLADANAGNANTLPNIWSYTTTTTIYIRVDSPDGCASVIKPLQFSIGARIPLSSRSVTDTVCDDDLDGVKSVNLAQFIPMFTTDPNVTYTFHGSLSDAQNDINPIAATISITTPQTFYIRFEKNGVCPEVASIKITIKVPKKSDLLIDQTICPKTTTTLDAGPGFEKYLWSTGATTHSIINVPAGSYWVELTFNGCVYKQLVNVTEYQLPQITSIEIDGTTVKVGVTGGTPPYQYSLDGVIWQNSNIFYNVPRGAHNVMVRDSKLCGEVKKEFAIINLINTITPNGDGRNEGIDYSALMANDNLVFRIFDRYGAEIFRGTPENRYTWDGRIGGRYVPTATYWYFITWTEYGSTVSIKYSSWLLVKHR, encoded by the coding sequence TATTTACCCCTACAACAAAAGGATTATACCTAAAGGCAGAATTTCCTTTTTATGCCAACTTAAGGTTCTCGGTACATAATCATGCGGAAATTATTACTTCCAAAGGAATTCCCTCTACCGGAAAAAATTTCTTCACCGCTTTTGCTCCTATTACCGTAAGCAATAGCATCCTAAACTTCATGACCAGTATTCTGGCAACCGAAGACAATACTACTGTTACCATTACCGGCTACAGCCCACAGGTACAGTTTTCAAATGGAACCACAGGAGCAACTAATCCCACAATGACTTTCACCTTAAACAAAGGACAATCTTATATCATTGACGGAATTGGAGACATGGCCGGAAATCTTGATGGGTTTTTAGGAGCTAAGATCACTTCGAATAAACCAGTGAACGTTACCAATGGAAACTTCAATGGACAATATGCCGGAAATTTCTCTACAAGCTCTGATATTTTAATGGATCAGGCAGTACCTGTTGACCGACTTGGTAATGAATTTGCCCTTGTAAAAGGCAACGGAACTATTGGCTCCAATATGGAAGGAGCTATCGTTGTCGCAACCCAAGACAATACTCAGATCTATGTAAATAATGAACTGGTTCCTGTTGCTACCCTCAACACCGGAAAATACTTTGTGATCCCTGATACCAAATACATGCTTCAGGGCGGAGGACATTATAATTTATATATTAAAACTTCTAAAAATGCCTACGTTTACCAAATCTTGTCAGGAGATTCCAATACCGGAAACGAAGTGGCTACCGGAGGTTTTAATTTTATTCCCGCTCTAAACTGTTATCTTCCAAAGCAGATTAATGAGCTTGGTTTTATTGATGAAAACTTTGTGCATTCCAATGGAAATCCTCTAGGAATTCTCAACATTCCAACCAAGCTGAATCTTATTACAGAAAGAGGAGCAACGGTTACTGTAAATGGTGTAAATCCGCCAGCCTCAACCGGGCCATACAACATGACGGGAACCAACAATTGGGTCACCTATGGAATTCCCAATGTTACAGGAACCATAACCATAGTTTCCAATAAAGCAATTACTGCCGGAATTACTGCAGGTAGTGATGCAGTAGGATATGGAGGATTCTTTGCAGGCTTTCCCACACAGCCCGTTATTATAAAATCAGGAGGCGATTGTTCTCCGGGAATTGTCCTTACTGTAGATCCTATCATTTACGATACCTATCAATGGTATAGAAACGGAAATCCTGTTTCTGGTGCTACAGGTTCATCCATTACTCCCACACAATCCGGATATTATACATGTTCTGTGACCATGGGCAGCTGTGCTCCATTGGTTACGGAGCAGTTTAAAGTATTGAACTGTACAAAGCTTACAGCTACCTCATATGATGTATGTACCAGCCAGGTTATACCACCTACATTCAGTAGTTCATCCCAAACTCCCGTACCTGCCACCGTTGCGATTACAACTCCACCGGCACTTGGTACAGCAGTTATTAACCCTACCACAGGAATCATTACCTATACAGTTAATACTCCCGGTACGGCAGGAACAGATACATTCACCTATACTTTCTGCGGAAACGATCCTGACTTTCCGGATTGCGAAACCGTAACAGTTACCATTAATATCAAGGCAATTACCGTTACCAATGTAACCATGAAAGCCTGTGATATAAACGGACAAGGAACATTTAATCTAACTACAGCCAATGTAACAGCAAATAGCCCCGTTAATATTACCTATTATCCGACTCTGCTAGACGCTCAAACGGAAAATCCTGCTGCCCTGATTACGACAGCCAATTCCTATACCGCCCCTAACGGCACCATTGTATATGCTGTGGTAAAAAATAGTCTGGGCTGTAAAAGCATTGCACAGATCACTCTTTCCCTTTACAATAAAGCCATAGTTGTGGATAACTACAATGGTACTTTCTGTGATGATAATATGGATGGAACCGTAAATATCATACTATCAAACATCACAGGTATTGTGCTTAATAATCCAACCTATTTTGCAGTAAGATATTATGCAAACTTAGCCGATGCCAATGCAGGAAACGCCAACACACTTCCTAATATCTGGAGCTATACAACCACAACTACCATTTACATCAGAGTGGATTCTCCTGATGGTTGCGCATCAGTAATTAAACCTTTACAGTTCAGTATTGGGGCAAGAATACCATTATCAAGCAGATCTGTTACAGATACCGTGTGTGATGATGACCTAGATGGAGTAAAGTCTGTAAACCTCGCTCAGTTCATCCCGATGTTCACGACAGACCCTAATGTAACGTATACATTTCATGGGAGCTTGTCAGATGCTCAAAATGATATCAATCCAATTGCTGCAACAATCAGTATTACAACTCCTCAGACTTTTTATATTCGCTTTGAAAAAAATGGTGTCTGCCCGGAAGTTGCCTCCATTAAAATCACCATTAAAGTCCCTAAAAAGTCAGATTTACTGATAGACCAAACCATTTGTCCAAAAACAACCACAACATTGGATGCCGGTCCTGGATTTGAAAAATACCTTTGGAGTACAGGTGCAACCACTCATTCTATTATCAATGTTCCTGCCGGAAGCTATTGGGTAGAACTTACTTTCAATGGATGTGTTTACAAACAACTGGTAAATGTTACAGAATATCAGCTTCCTCAGATTACTTCTATTGAAATTGACGGAACTACTGTAAAAGTTGGAGTTACCGGTGGTACACCACCCTATCAGTACTCACTGGATGGCGTTATCTGGCAGAATTCAAATATCTTCTACAATGTACCAAGGGGGGCCCACAATGTTATGGTAAGAGATTCTAAGCTATGTGGAGAAGTTAAAAAGGAATTTGCCATTATTAATCTGATCAATACCATTACGCCTAATGGTGACGGTCGTAATGAGGGCATTGATTATTCTGCTTTAATGGCCAATGATAATCTTGTATTCCGAATCTTTGACCGATATGGAGCTGAAATCTTCAGGGGAACCCCAGAAAATAGATATACCTGGGACGGAAGAATTGGAGGCAGATATGTTCCTACTGCTACTTATTGGTATTTTATTACATGGACAGAATACGGATCTACAGTTTCGATAAAATATTCAAGCTGGCTGCTGGTAAAACACAGGTAA